One region of Dehalococcoidales bacterium genomic DNA includes:
- a CDS encoding nitrous oxide-stimulated promoter family protein, with amino-acid sequence MSKIFERLNTKKEKDIRTLADFVQIFCRENHSSATREAFPVKEERLQPILDGQTPELCPDCVKLLNHGIAKLLLCSHDPKPMCKRCKTQCYGPGYRERIREVMRFSALYLIKHGRVDLMLHYMF; translated from the coding sequence GTGTCCAAAATATTCGAACGGTTAAATACCAAGAAGGAGAAAGACATCAGAACACTGGCTGACTTTGTTCAGATATTTTGCCGGGAGAACCATTCCTCGGCCACTAGAGAAGCCTTCCCCGTAAAGGAAGAGCGGTTGCAGCCGATACTGGATGGGCAAACTCCTGAGCTATGCCCGGATTGCGTTAAACTATTGAACCACGGTATCGCCAAGCTGCTTCTTTGTTCTCATGACCCCAAGCCGATGTGCAAGAGATGCAAGACCCAATGTTATGGCCCGGGCTACCGGGAGAGGATCCGTGAGGTGATGCGCTTCTCCGCCCTTTACCTGATCAAGCACGGACGCGTGGACCTGATGCTCCATTATATGTTTTGA